One window of the Pseudomonas sihuiensis genome contains the following:
- a CDS encoding beta-ketoacyl synthase N-terminal-like domain-containing protein: MTPIYLQRGALHSALGVELRSAGNALRQGSRALPSSFLLHELQQPRAYLSVADSGESRDQRFDRLIGETLGEQPQDLSDCLLIVASTSLDINDLETLVASEGGFRSEHSTTLDLLARTLQQRWGFADAFTLNTACTSAANGLLYGARMLAAGLYERVLVLAFETPSAIAQQGFGALDLTSPSGAYRPFHPERDGLILGEAYAATLLAREPGEAPLAKLLGGFSACDTSNLTTTCEDGSHIDWVMREALRSAGVDSGQIGLVKLHGTATGANDRAESNGVRLLFGDALPPLCVLKPWLGHTLGACGLSETLLLVENLASLPGVDYAAEALLPLNGAPLTIEPDSLLLANFFGFGGNNASLVLQRCTGEQV, encoded by the coding sequence GTGACACCCATCTACCTCCAGCGCGGCGCCCTGCACAGTGCGCTGGGTGTCGAGCTGCGCAGTGCTGGCAATGCGCTGCGGCAAGGCTCACGTGCGCTTCCCAGCTCGTTCCTGTTGCACGAATTGCAGCAACCGCGCGCCTATCTGAGCGTCGCCGACAGCGGCGAAAGCCGCGACCAGCGTTTTGATCGCCTGATCGGCGAGACACTGGGTGAACAGCCGCAAGACCTGAGCGACTGCCTACTGATCGTCGCCAGCACCAGCCTCGACATCAATGACCTGGAAACGCTGGTGGCAAGCGAAGGCGGCTTTCGTTCGGAGCATTCGACGACACTCGACCTGCTGGCCCGCACGCTACAGCAACGCTGGGGCTTCGCTGACGCCTTCACCCTCAACACTGCCTGCACCAGCGCCGCCAACGGCCTGCTGTATGGCGCACGGATGCTCGCCGCCGGCCTCTACGAACGTGTACTGGTACTGGCCTTCGAGACACCCAGTGCCATCGCCCAGCAAGGATTCGGCGCACTCGACCTGACCAGCCCGAGCGGCGCCTACCGGCCCTTCCACCCTGAGCGCGACGGTCTGATTCTTGGCGAAGCCTATGCCGCCACGCTGCTGGCACGGGAGCCCGGCGAGGCGCCGCTGGCGAAGCTGCTCGGCGGCTTCAGCGCCTGCGACACCAGCAACCTGACCACCACCTGCGAGGACGGCAGCCATATCGACTGGGTGATGCGTGAGGCCCTGCGCAGTGCCGGTGTCGACTCCGGGCAGATCGGCCTGGTGAAGCTGCACGGCACGGCCACAGGTGCCAATGACCGTGCAGAGAGTAATGGCGTGCGCCTGCTGTTCGGCGACGCGCTGCCGCCGCTGTGCGTACTCAAACCCTGGCTCGGCCATACCCTGGGCGCCTGCGGCCTCAGCGAAACTTTGCTGCTCGTGGAAAACCTCGCCAGCCTGCCAGGTGTGGACTACGCCGCCGAAGCCCTGCTGCCACTGAATGGCGCACCACTGACCATCGAGCCAGACAGCCTGCTGCTGGCCAACTTTTTCGGCTTCGGCGGCAACAATGCCAGCCTGGTACTGCAGCGCTGCACGGGAGAACAGGTATGA
- a CDS encoding acyl carrier protein, with the protein MDHTLLEQELKQLLIRECDKEDDIDWQSIADDEPLFGQQSRIAMDSLDALQVSLALQQHYGVRIEGAKDGRRILNSIASIAAFIRQQP; encoded by the coding sequence ATGGACCACACACTACTAGAACAAGAACTCAAGCAATTGCTGATCCGTGAGTGCGACAAGGAAGACGACATCGACTGGCAGAGCATCGCCGATGACGAGCCGCTGTTCGGTCAGCAGAGCCGCATCGCCATGGACAGCCTCGATGCTCTGCAGGTGTCCCTGGCCCTGCAGCAGCACTATGGCGTTCGCATCGAGGGCGCCAAGGATGGACGGCGTATTCTCAACAGCATCGCCAGCATTGCGGCCTTTATCAGGCAGCAGCCGTGA